Proteins encoded within one genomic window of Formosa agariphila KMM 3901:
- a CDS encoding 2,3,4,5-tetrahydropyridine-2,6-dicarboxylate N-succinyltransferase: protein MKELQSIIEQAWENRALLSEKSTIDAIRKVVALLDAGELRVAEPTENGWQVNEWVKKGVVLYFPIQKMETIECGPLEFHDKIPLKTGYAEKGIRVVPHAVARHGAYISSGVILMPSYVNIGAYVDEGTMVDTWATVGSCAQIGKNVHLSGGVGIGGVLEPLQAAPVIIEDNVFVGSRCIVVEGVHVETEAVLGANVVLTMSTKIIDVTGDTPVETKGRIPARSVVIPGSYTKKFPAGEFQVPCALIIGKRKESTDKKTSLNDALRDNNVAV from the coding sequence ATGAAAGAATTACAATCTATCATAGAACAAGCTTGGGAAAACAGAGCTTTGTTATCAGAAAAAAGCACAATTGATGCGATAAGAAAAGTAGTTGCTCTTCTAGATGCTGGAGAATTACGTGTTGCCGAACCAACCGAAAACGGATGGCAAGTAAACGAATGGGTAAAAAAAGGTGTTGTACTATATTTCCCTATCCAAAAAATGGAAACTATAGAATGTGGTCCGTTAGAATTTCATGATAAAATTCCATTAAAAACAGGTTATGCAGAAAAAGGTATCCGTGTAGTACCTCATGCTGTAGCGCGTCATGGTGCATACATTTCTTCTGGTGTAATTTTAATGCCGAGTTATGTAAACATAGGTGCTTATGTAGACGAAGGCACTATGGTAGATACTTGGGCAACTGTTGGTAGCTGTGCTCAAATTGGTAAAAATGTTCACCTTTCTGGTGGTGTTGGTATTGGTGGTGTTTTAGAACCTTTACAAGCTGCTCCGGTAATTATAGAAGACAATGTTTTTGTTGGATCGCGTTGTATTGTTGTAGAAGGTGTTCACGTAGAAACTGAAGCTGTTCTTGGTGCTAATGTTGTACTTACAATGAGTACTAAAATTATAGATGTAACTGGAGATACTCCTGTAGAAACTAAAGGACGTATTCCTGCACGTTCTGTAGTAATTCCTGGAAGTTATACTAAAAAATTCCCTGCTGGAGAGTTTCAAGTACCTTGTGCTTTAATTATTGGAAAACGTAAAGAAAGTACAGATAAGAAAACCTCTTTAAATGATGCGCTTCGTGATAACAACGTAGCTGTATAA
- the ruvX gene encoding Holliday junction resolvase RuvX — MARILAIDFGKVRTGLAITDELQIIASGLTTVNTKELIPFLKDYVAKENVELFVVGEPKQMDATASESEALIIPFLEKLTKAIPQIPVTRVDERFTSKMAFQTMIDGGLKKNQRKNKALIDEISATLILQSYLYSK, encoded by the coding sequence ATGGCTCGAATTTTAGCAATCGATTTTGGAAAGGTAAGAACAGGATTAGCAATAACCGATGAACTTCAAATTATAGCCTCTGGACTTACTACAGTAAATACTAAAGAACTTATTCCGTTTTTAAAAGATTATGTTGCTAAAGAAAACGTAGAACTTTTTGTTGTTGGAGAGCCTAAACAGATGGACGCTACAGCTTCCGAGAGTGAAGCTTTAATAATTCCGTTTCTTGAAAAATTAACTAAAGCTATTCCTCAAATTCCTGTGACTCGCGTCGATGAACGCTTTACCTCTAAAATGGCTTTTCAGACCATGATTGATGGTGGATTGAAAAAAAATCAACGTAAAAATAAAGCTTTAATCGATGAGATTAGCGCTACGTTAATACTACAGAGTTATTTATACTCGAAGTAA
- the def gene encoding peptide deformylase, whose protein sequence is MILPIVAYGDPVLKKVGQDIDPDYPKLDELLDNMFETMYNAYGVGLAAPQIGLPIRLFVIDAAPFAEDEDLSEEEQKELIGFKKVFINAKITSEEGDEWAFNEGCLSIPDVREDVFRKSKITIEYLDENFESHVDTYEGLVARVIQHEYDHIDGILFTEKLSSLKKRLIKGRLENISKGKVNVDYKMRFPKQKKKR, encoded by the coding sequence ATGATATTACCAATAGTCGCGTATGGCGATCCCGTATTAAAAAAAGTTGGACAGGATATAGATCCAGATTATCCGAAATTAGATGAACTTTTGGATAATATGTTCGAAACCATGTATAATGCATATGGTGTAGGACTTGCAGCTCCACAAATAGGTTTGCCAATTCGTTTATTTGTTATTGATGCCGCTCCATTTGCTGAAGACGAAGATTTGTCTGAAGAAGAACAAAAAGAATTAATCGGATTTAAAAAAGTATTTATAAATGCAAAAATCACTTCTGAAGAAGGTGACGAATGGGCATTTAATGAAGGCTGCTTAAGTATTCCTGATGTTCGTGAGGACGTGTTTAGAAAATCTAAAATTACAATTGAATATCTAGACGAAAACTTCGAGTCGCATGTCGATACGTACGAAGGTCTTGTGGCACGTGTTATTCAGCATGAATATGACCATATAGACGGAATTTTATTCACAGAAAAATTATCTTCTCTAAAAAAGCGTTTAATAAAAGGTCGTTTAGAGAACATCTCTAAGGGGAAAGTAAACGTGGACTACAAAATGAGATTTCCAAAACAAAAAAAGAAACGATAA
- a CDS encoding DUF5606 family protein, which produces MSLDKVLAISGKPGLYKLIMQTRNGFIAESLLDNKRLSVTMNHNVSVLSEIAIYTLTEEVPLKVVLQTIATKENNEPSSISHKDSKDKLEEYFFEILPEYDEDRVYPSDIKKVIQWYNLLQKNDLLDFESESEALESEEASESTVSEKE; this is translated from the coding sequence ATGAGCTTAGATAAAGTATTAGCTATTTCAGGAAAACCAGGATTATACAAGTTAATCATGCAAACGCGTAACGGATTTATTGCAGAATCTTTATTAGATAATAAAAGACTTTCTGTAACAATGAATCATAACGTAAGCGTGTTAAGCGAAATTGCTATTTATACGCTAACAGAAGAAGTACCTTTAAAAGTGGTTCTTCAAACTATTGCAACAAAAGAAAATAACGAACCTTCAAGTATTAGTCATAAAGACAGTAAAGATAAATTAGAAGAGTATTTCTTCGAAATTTTACCAGAATACGACGAGGATCGTGTGTATCCAAGTGATATTAAAAAAGTAATTCAGTGGTATAACTTACTTCAAAAAAATGATTTATTAGATTTTGAAAGTGAATCTGAAGCATTAGAGTCTGAAGAAGCAAGCGAATCTACTGTTTCTGAAAAAGAATAA
- the mazG gene encoding nucleoside triphosphate pyrophosphohydrolase yields the protein MNTRAEQLQAFDRLLTIMDELREQCPWDKKQTMETLRHLTIEETYELGDAILDNDLQEIKKELGDVLLHIVFYSKIGSETKDFDIADVCNSICDKLISRHPHIYGDVKVENEEDVKRNWENLKLKEGNKSVLQGVPNSLPALVKASRIQEKVAGVGFDWEEPHQVWEKVEEELEEFKAEIATGNQDAMEDEFGDVLFSLVNYARFLNINPENALERTNKKFKKRFEYLESKAKLLGKSLKDMTLAEMDVFWEEAKKI from the coding sequence ATGAATACACGTGCAGAACAACTTCAGGCTTTCGATAGATTATTAACTATTATGGATGAATTGCGCGAGCAATGTCCGTGGGATAAAAAGCAAACCATGGAAACCTTACGTCATTTAACTATTGAAGAAACTTACGAACTTGGGGATGCCATTTTAGATAATGATTTACAAGAAATTAAAAAGGAATTAGGTGATGTATTACTTCATATCGTGTTTTATTCTAAGATAGGAAGCGAAACCAAGGATTTTGATATTGCCGATGTATGTAACAGTATTTGTGATAAATTGATAAGTAGACACCCGCATATTTATGGCGATGTAAAAGTTGAGAATGAAGAAGATGTTAAACGCAATTGGGAAAATTTAAAATTAAAGGAAGGTAATAAAAGTGTTTTACAAGGCGTTCCTAATAGTTTACCGGCATTAGTAAAAGCTAGCCGAATTCAGGAAAAAGTAGCAGGAGTAGGATTCGATTGGGAAGAACCACATCAAGTCTGGGAAAAAGTAGAGGAAGAACTTGAAGAATTTAAAGCTGAAATTGCGACTGGAAATCAGGATGCTATGGAAGATGAATTTGGAGACGTTTTGTTTTCTCTTGTAAATTATGCTAGATTTTTAAACATAAATCCAGAAAATGCATTAGAACGTACTAATAAAAAATTTAAAAAGAGATTTGAATATTTAGAGTCGAAAGCTAAGCTATTGGGGAAATCTTTAAAAGATATGACACTTGCAGAAATGGATGTGTTTTGGGAAGAAGCAAAAAAAATATAA
- a CDS encoding NAD(P)/FAD-dependent oxidoreductase yields the protein MENKKTIVVVGGGFAGLEFINQMNHAHQFNVILVDLNNYNFFPPLLYQVAAGFMEPSAISYPFRKILRKHDNVKFRMGELQRVIPEENKIILSNGELHYDILVMASGAETNFFGNKNIEELSLPMKTISDSLALRNLVFTRLERATRIEDPNTRKKLLSFVIAGAGPTGVELSGLFSEMRLHILEKDYPELNPKDLGNIYLIDGQDAVLAAMSKRTQDYTYEKLKEYGVIIKLNTFVKDFKDDVVSLSDGTEIESRNLIWAAGISARTFDGFKEENFGRGKRLKTNSHNLVEGYTNIYALGDTAIIIGDKDYPNGHPQLAQVAIQQAKNLGKNLKSNAWEPFNYSDKGSMAIIGSNKAVTDGPDQKFFLKGFIAWCVWIFVHIMSLVSFRNRMRAFYDWMGYYINKDQSFRMIIRPKEKKSE from the coding sequence ATGGAAAATAAGAAAACAATTGTTGTTGTTGGTGGTGGTTTTGCAGGCTTAGAATTTATTAATCAAATGAATCATGCACACCAATTTAATGTAATACTAGTCGACTTAAATAATTACAATTTTTTCCCGCCTTTATTATATCAAGTTGCTGCAGGTTTTATGGAACCGTCTGCAATTAGTTATCCGTTCAGAAAAATTTTAAGAAAGCATGATAATGTAAAATTTAGAATGGGCGAATTACAAAGAGTTATTCCAGAAGAGAATAAAATTATTCTAAGTAATGGGGAATTACATTACGATATTTTAGTGATGGCTTCAGGAGCAGAAACTAATTTCTTTGGTAATAAAAACATTGAAGAGTTAAGTTTACCTATGAAAACCATTTCGGATTCATTAGCATTACGTAATCTTGTTTTTACACGTCTAGAACGCGCAACACGAATTGAAGACCCCAACACCCGTAAAAAATTACTATCCTTTGTAATTGCAGGTGCTGGTCCTACAGGTGTAGAACTTTCTGGTTTGTTCTCTGAAATGCGATTACATATTTTAGAAAAAGATTATCCAGAACTAAATCCAAAAGATTTAGGAAACATATACCTAATAGACGGTCAAGACGCTGTTCTTGCTGCAATGTCTAAACGAACTCAAGATTATACATACGAGAAATTAAAAGAATATGGTGTTATTATAAAATTAAACACTTTTGTTAAAGATTTTAAAGATGATGTAGTTTCACTTTCCGACGGTACAGAAATTGAATCTAGAAACTTAATTTGGGCAGCAGGAATTTCTGCTAGAACTTTTGATGGTTTTAAGGAAGAAAATTTTGGTAGAGGAAAACGATTAAAAACAAACAGTCATAATTTAGTTGAGGGGTATACTAATATTTATGCTTTAGGAGATACAGCCATTATAATTGGAGATAAGGATTACCCTAACGGACATCCGCAATTGGCTCAAGTAGCTATTCAGCAAGCCAAAAATTTAGGTAAAAACTTAAAATCTAATGCTTGGGAACCTTTTAATTATTCAGACAAAGGGTCTATGGCTATTATTGGAAGTAATAAAGCCGTAACAGATGGTCCAGACCAAAAATTCTTCCTAAAAGGTTTTATTGCATGGTGCGTATGGATTTTTGTACATATCATGTCTTTAGTAAGTTTTAGAAACAGAATGCGTGCCTTTTACGATTGGATGGGATACTACATTAATAAAGATCAATCATTTAGAATGATTATTAGACCTAAAGAGAAAAAATCTGAGTAA
- a CDS encoding DUF349 domain-containing protein gives MSEQDNLQPVDGNEEKKPIAVQSEETPITETTSSTEDAAKNEDVVFEEIEASNAEDAEDEGNNERHTIPFKEYDTMSLEALVIELEKLVSTEKVQAIKEHVDGIKNEFNSKFNSLIDEKKEDFLNEGGNEIDFYYSSPVQKRFKTAYKDYKGQLHSHYKKIETNLKGNLENRLRIIEDIKGLIGVEENINTTYKHFKDLQDQWRNAGPIPRDKYNNAWNSYHHHVEMFYDFLHLNRDLRDLDFKHNLDLKLKIIERAEELAQDEDTNRSFRELQVLHKMWKEELGPVSKEHREEIWNRFKAATKIIHNKRQAYYDELDKIYEVNLEKKTLIIQKIESLTNEGAKSHNGWQAKIKEIEQLREAFFGAGKVPLKVNEATWSKFKEAVRTFNRKKNVFYKDLKKEQFDNLQKKLELIKIAEANKDSEDSETTTPLMKKIQNDWKKIGHVPRKDSDKIWKQFKAACNAYFDNLHSKKNAENEVEIAAFKAKTELLDDLKTIEFSDNKEEGLQVIKDKISEWKAIGRVPSNKRFIEGKFNKALDELFKQVKVSKNEAELIKFENKLDELSNADDSRHLDNERLFIRKKIDEVKAEINQLENNLQFFTNVKDDNPLVKEVHASIGRHKDSLKLWKTKLSKIKALY, from the coding sequence ATGTCAGAGCAAGATAACCTACAACCTGTAGACGGAAACGAAGAAAAAAAACCGATAGCAGTACAATCAGAAGAAACACCAATTACTGAGACAACCTCATCTACAGAGGATGCTGCAAAAAATGAAGATGTTGTATTTGAGGAAATAGAAGCTTCAAACGCCGAGGATGCCGAAGATGAAGGTAATAACGAGCGTCACACTATTCCGTTTAAAGAATACGACACCATGTCGTTAGAAGCATTGGTTATCGAACTTGAGAAATTGGTTTCTACAGAAAAAGTTCAAGCCATTAAAGAACATGTCGATGGTATTAAAAACGAATTCAATTCTAAATTTAATTCGTTAATAGACGAAAAGAAAGAAGATTTTTTAAATGAAGGCGGTAACGAGATAGATTTCTACTACTCTAGCCCAGTTCAGAAACGTTTTAAAACTGCATATAAAGATTACAAAGGCCAATTACATTCTCATTATAAAAAAATTGAAACAAATTTAAAAGGGAACCTTGAAAATAGACTTCGAATTATTGAAGACATAAAAGGGTTAATTGGCGTTGAAGAAAACATCAATACCACTTATAAGCATTTTAAAGACTTACAAGACCAATGGCGTAATGCAGGTCCTATACCAAGAGATAAATACAATAATGCTTGGAATAGTTACCATCATCATGTTGAAATGTTTTACGATTTTCTTCATTTAAATCGCGATTTAAGAGATTTAGATTTTAAACACAATCTCGATTTAAAATTAAAAATTATTGAACGCGCAGAAGAACTTGCTCAAGACGAAGACACCAATCGTTCTTTTAGAGAGTTGCAAGTGCTTCATAAAATGTGGAAAGAAGAATTAGGACCTGTTTCTAAAGAACACCGTGAGGAAATCTGGAATCGTTTTAAAGCTGCCACAAAAATTATACACAATAAGCGTCAAGCGTATTATGACGAGTTAGATAAAATTTACGAGGTAAATCTAGAAAAGAAAACCTTAATCATTCAAAAAATTGAAAGCTTAACTAACGAAGGTGCAAAATCTCATAATGGTTGGCAAGCAAAGATTAAGGAGATAGAACAACTAAGAGAAGCTTTTTTCGGAGCTGGAAAAGTGCCCCTTAAAGTAAACGAAGCAACTTGGTCTAAATTTAAAGAAGCTGTTAGAACCTTTAATAGAAAGAAAAATGTATTCTATAAGGATTTAAAAAAGGAACAGTTTGATAATCTTCAGAAAAAACTAGAGTTAATAAAGATTGCTGAAGCAAACAAAGACAGCGAAGATAGTGAGACCACTACGCCTTTAATGAAAAAAATACAGAACGATTGGAAAAAAATCGGTCACGTGCCACGTAAGGACAGTGATAAAATCTGGAAACAGTTTAAGGCTGCTTGTAATGCGTATTTCGACAACTTACATTCTAAAAAGAATGCTGAAAACGAAGTAGAAATAGCTGCATTTAAAGCAAAGACAGAATTATTAGATGATTTAAAAACCATAGAATTCTCTGATAACAAAGAAGAGGGTTTACAAGTTATTAAAGATAAAATCTCTGAATGGAAAGCTATTGGTCGTGTACCAAGTAATAAGCGTTTTATAGAAGGTAAATTTAATAAGGCTTTAGACGAACTTTTTAAACAAGTAAAAGTAAGTAAAAATGAAGCTGAGTTAATTAAATTTGAAAATAAATTAGACGAACTTAGCAATGCAGACGACTCAAGACACTTAGACAATGAGCGTTTATTTATTAGAAAAAAGATAGACGAAGTTAAAGCTGAAATTAACCAACTAGAAAATAATTTACAGTTTTTTACAAATGTAAAAGACGACAATCCATTGGTTAAGGAGGTACATGCAAGTATTGGCAGACACAAAGATTCTTTAAAACTTTGGAAAACAAAACTGAGCAAGATAAAAGCATTGTACTAA
- a CDS encoding shikimate dehydrogenase family protein, with the protein MNKLGLVGKQISYSFSNTYFKEKFEKLNITDTTYQNFDLDNISEFPSIFKNHPEVKGLNVTIPYKEQVIPFLDSLNEDAANIGAVNTIKLTKEGTLVGYNTDYYGFQKSIENDLKPHHTHALILGTGGASKAIAFALSRLNIEFKYVSRSPKNEKTISYTALTVEVMDKYTLIINCSPVGTFPNVNDCPDIPYEALTDKHLLFDLIYNPSETTFLRKGREQNTTILNGLKMLEYQAEKAWDIWNL; encoded by the coding sequence ATGAATAAACTAGGCTTAGTAGGAAAGCAAATTTCATATTCGTTTTCCAATACATATTTCAAAGAAAAATTTGAAAAACTAAATATTACAGACACTACGTATCAGAATTTTGATTTAGACAATATTTCAGAATTCCCATCTATATTTAAAAATCATCCTGAAGTTAAAGGGCTAAATGTTACTATTCCTTATAAAGAACAAGTCATCCCTTTTTTAGACAGTTTAAATGAAGACGCAGCAAATATTGGCGCGGTTAACACTATAAAACTAACAAAAGAAGGCACATTAGTTGGGTACAATACAGATTACTACGGATTTCAGAAATCTATAGAAAATGATTTAAAACCACACCATACTCATGCTTTAATTTTAGGAACTGGTGGAGCCAGTAAAGCCATTGCTTTTGCGCTTAGCAGACTAAACATAGAATTTAAGTATGTGTCTAGATCACCTAAAAACGAAAAGACGATAAGTTATACCGCCTTGACTGTTGAAGTAATGGACAAGTATACCTTAATAATCAACTGCTCTCCTGTAGGTACATTTCCTAATGTAAATGATTGTCCAGATATACCTTACGAGGCCTTAACAGATAAACATTTACTTTTCGATTTAATTTACAATCCGAGTGAGACCACTTTTTTAAGAAAAGGTCGCGAGCAAAATACAACCATTTTAAACGGTTTAAAAATGCTAGAATACCAAGCAGAAAAAGCTTGGGATATCTGGAATTTATAA
- a CDS encoding DUF368 domain-containing protein, whose protein sequence is MESTRTLSDKFFLVLKGLGMGAANKVPGISGGVVAFVSGFYEEFIYSLQKFNGKAFKLLINGRFKSLYQYINGKFLSLLFLGMIISYFSISKILDYLIRHYELFVWSVFFGMIVGSIYYISKDFEDWNYRTIIALIIGTAIGVSISFLDPAKENDNLWFVFFCGIISVSGMTLPGFSGSFILILLGNYVLLLVDSVNALYDTVADIVSWNFEFINNSNRIRLLKVLAVFTLGSFTGLVTFSHLLSYILKHYKSITMASIIGFIVGSLGVVWPWKHTIYKTLESGELALDSTGSKVVTNYIRYIPELNTETYIATFLIAVGIGIVLWLGVYGEKTRTIS, encoded by the coding sequence ATGGAAAGCACCAGAACATTATCAGATAAATTTTTCTTAGTCCTAAAAGGGTTAGGTATGGGAGCTGCGAATAAGGTTCCTGGTATTTCTGGTGGTGTTGTAGCTTTTGTGTCTGGATTTTATGAAGAGTTTATTTATTCACTTCAGAAATTTAATGGCAAAGCGTTTAAACTTCTTATAAACGGAAGATTTAAAAGTCTGTATCAATATATAAATGGTAAATTCTTAAGTCTACTATTCTTAGGAATGATTATTAGTTACTTCAGTATTTCTAAAATTTTAGATTACTTAATTAGACATTACGAACTATTTGTATGGAGTGTCTTTTTCGGAATGATTGTAGGCTCAATTTATTACATTAGTAAAGATTTTGAAGATTGGAATTACAGAACTATAATCGCTCTAATTATTGGCACCGCAATTGGAGTTAGTATTAGCTTTTTAGATCCTGCAAAAGAAAACGATAATCTATGGTTTGTTTTTTTCTGCGGAATTATTAGTGTTTCCGGAATGACACTTCCCGGATTCTCAGGTTCATTTATCCTTATCTTATTAGGAAATTACGTCTTGCTACTTGTAGATTCTGTGAATGCATTGTACGACACGGTTGCCGATATTGTAAGCTGGAATTTCGAATTCATTAATAACTCGAATAGAATCCGACTACTAAAAGTATTAGCCGTATTCACTCTGGGTTCATTTACAGGCTTAGTTACATTTTCGCACTTATTAAGTTACATTTTAAAACATTATAAAAGTATTACAATGGCCTCTATTATTGGGTTTATTGTAGGTTCTTTGGGCGTAGTTTGGCCTTGGAAACATACCATTTATAAAACATTAGAATCTGGCGAACTGGCTTTAGATTCTACCGGATCTAAAGTTGTTACCAATTATATACGCTACATTCCCGAATTAAATACCGAAACTTACATCGCCACTTTTTTAATTGCTGTAGGTATTGGCATTGTATTATGGTTAGGCGTTTACGGCGAAAAAACACGAACAATTTCATGA
- a CDS encoding DUF368 domain-containing protein — MHRNLKDYLVISLKGMAMGAADAVPGVSGGTIAFISGIYEELISTISGINLSLFKTLKNEGFASFWKQLNGSFLVALLTGIIVSFVSFMRVAKYLLEHHPVLIWSFFFGLIIASIFFVGKQINKWNIATIISLILGAALAFYITTLPSLNSNNSPWFLFFAGAIAICAMILPGISGSFILVILGAYKTLSDAFHDFDFKKIALFAVGALVGLLSFSHLLKWLFKNFHNTTLAVLTGFIFGSLNKVWPWKLTATILEKETGHIIPFSDVSNLGTLAIYEKQTQITEVYKTVTELSTMPAVYAKMNQVDSHVISAIALMIFGFFTIFILEKLGTKKS, encoded by the coding sequence ATGCATCGTAATTTAAAAGACTATCTCGTTATTTCGCTTAAAGGTATGGCTATGGGTGCTGCAGATGCTGTTCCTGGAGTGTCTGGAGGAACAATCGCTTTTATTTCTGGAATATACGAAGAACTTATATCTACCATTAGTGGTATAAATCTATCTCTATTTAAAACCTTAAAAAACGAAGGCTTTGCATCGTTTTGGAAACAATTAAACGGAAGCTTTCTGGTGGCACTACTTACAGGTATTATTGTAAGTTTTGTATCTTTTATGCGAGTTGCCAAATATTTATTAGAACATCATCCAGTATTAATTTGGTCGTTCTTCTTCGGGTTAATAATTGCTAGTATTTTCTTTGTTGGAAAACAAATTAACAAATGGAATATTGCCACAATTATTAGCCTTATACTAGGAGCCGCATTAGCTTTTTACATTACGACCCTACCCTCTTTAAACAGTAATAATAGTCCTTGGTTTTTATTTTTTGCAGGAGCAATTGCCATTTGTGCTATGATATTACCAGGAATATCCGGATCATTTATACTCGTTATTCTTGGAGCCTATAAAACATTAAGTGACGCTTTTCATGATTTCGATTTTAAGAAAATTGCCTTATTTGCTGTAGGTGCTTTAGTTGGATTATTAAGCTTTAGTCACTTATTAAAATGGTTATTTAAAAACTTCCACAATACAACACTTGCTGTATTAACTGGATTTATATTTGGATCTTTAAATAAAGTCTGGCCTTGGAAACTAACCGCAACTATTCTAGAAAAAGAAACTGGGCATATTATACCTTTCTCCGACGTGTCTAACTTAGGAACATTAGCGATTTACGAAAAGCAAACTCAAATTACCGAAGTTTATAAAACCGTTACAGAACTAAGTACAATGCCTGCTGTTTATGCTAAAATGAATCAGGTCGACTCTCATGTAATTTCGGCAATAGCTCTTATGATTTTTGGATTTTTTACTATCTTTATTTTAGAGAAATTAGGAACTAAAAAAAGTTAA
- a CDS encoding tetratricopeptide repeat protein: MEFSPNNNELSLTKFESMLKTNHVLFFDSEEFENIIHYYLDLGKIALAKKAIKLGLNQHPSSTNLKLFKIEVFVFENKLEQADLMLNDLYTLEPQNEEIYIQKANILSKRDQHEEAIDVLKKAVKLSEETADLHSLIGMEYLFLDKFEEAKNSFIKCLEEDLEDYSALYNMIYCFEFMEQYQEAIEYLNTYLDKNPYSEVAWHQLGKQYFALKKYKKAIAAYDFAIISDDTFVGAYIEKGKVLEKLKRFEDAIESYTTSLTLEDPTSFALLRIGHCYEKLGKNDLAVQYFYKTVHEDPLLDKGWVSITRFYTKQKNYQKALYYINKAINIDGDNVKYWKLYAQINHRLNFLEEAESGYKKAIELGNYELNTWLSRCDILIKIGEPEAAIYNLLQAAEFYPENAEIEYRLAGLYFKGNEVEKASFHLKNGLHFNPEYVFIIEELFPETYKSKLVKKALKAKE; encoded by the coding sequence ATGGAGTTCAGTCCTAACAACAACGAATTATCTTTAACTAAATTTGAATCAATGCTTAAAACGAATCACGTTTTATTCTTTGATTCAGAAGAGTTTGAGAATATTATTCATTATTATTTAGATTTAGGTAAAATTGCGTTAGCAAAAAAAGCTATAAAATTAGGTCTTAACCAACACCCTTCCTCCACCAATTTAAAACTTTTTAAAATTGAAGTTTTTGTTTTCGAGAATAAATTAGAGCAAGCAGATTTAATGCTTAACGATTTATACACTTTAGAACCTCAAAACGAAGAAATTTACATTCAGAAAGCTAATATATTATCTAAAAGAGATCAACACGAAGAGGCCATAGATGTGTTAAAAAAAGCCGTTAAGCTCTCTGAAGAAACTGCAGATTTACATTCCTTAATAGGTATGGAATATTTATTCCTAGATAAATTTGAAGAAGCAAAAAATAGCTTTATTAAGTGCTTAGAAGAGGATCTTGAAGATTATTCTGCATTGTATAATATGATTTATTGTTTCGAATTTATGGAGCAATATCAAGAAGCAATAGAATACCTTAATACATACTTAGACAAAAATCCATATAGTGAAGTTGCATGGCACCAACTAGGTAAACAGTATTTTGCTTTAAAAAAATACAAGAAAGCCATAGCCGCTTACGATTTTGCAATTATTTCTGACGATACCTTTGTAGGCGCATATATTGAAAAAGGAAAAGTTTTAGAGAAATTGAAACGTTTTGAAGATGCTATAGAAAGCTACACAACGTCTTTAACTTTAGAGGACCCTACATCTTTTGCATTATTACGAATTGGACATTGTTACGAGAAATTAGGTAAAAACGATTTAGCCGTTCAATATTTTTATAAAACGGTACACGAAGACCCTTTGTTAGATAAAGGTTGGGTGTCTATTACACGTTTCTACACAAAACAAAAAAATTACCAGAAAGCATTGTATTACATTAATAAAGCTATAAATATTGATGGCGATAATGTAAAGTACTGGAAATTATACGCACAAATTAATCACCGATTAAATTTCTTAGAAGAAGCTGAATCAGGATACAAAAAAGCAATCGAGTTAGGTAATTACGAATTAAACACGTGGTTATCGCGTTGCGATATTTTAATTAAAATAGGCGAACCTGAAGCTGCTATTTACAACCTCTTACAAGCTGCAGAATTCTACCCTGAAAACGCAGAAATAGAATACCGATTAGCCGGCTTATATTTTAAAGGAAATGAGGTTGAAAAAGCATCTTTTCACTTAAAAAACGGATTACATTTTAATCCTGAATATGTATTTATAATTGAAGAGCTTTTTCCTGAAACATACAAGTCTAAACTTGTAAAAAAAGCACTTAAAGCAAAAGAATAG